The Paenibacillus sp. 481 DNA window GTAGCTGTTTCGTATACGCTGCCTTTTTTTATGTACATACAACAAAAAAAGCAATTTCGCAACCAAATGACTGAGCGTGAACGCGCTTATAAGCAGCAGCTAGAGCGACATCAGCAGGAGCTCACCGAGCAAAGTGATGAATTTCGTCAGCGTATGCTGAAGACCCATCCATCTGCACAACAGTGTAGCAACATCGCAGAGCAGCTAGAAAGAGAGCTGTGGGAGCGCGGTCCAACTGAAGAAGACTTTATGTCTGTTCGAATCGGGCTTGGCGACGTCAAGTTTCCAGTACGAGTAAAGGCGCCGAGAATGGACGGCTATGACCAAGATCCGCTTCTGGATGAAGCACTACACCTTCAGGCGCAATTTGATGTTGTACCCCATACGCCTGTTCTAGTAGATTTCAAAAAAAGTAGAGTAGTAGGTTTGGTGGGCGACCGACAACGTGTGAACGGGGTTATTCGTTTTTTATTGATGCAATGTGCCGTCCACCATGCCCCAGATGAGCTTAAGTTAGCGGCTTTCTTTCGGGCGCATGAAGGGCCGCAGTGGGATTGGTTACGATGGCTTCCGCATACATGGAATGACAATCATTCATGGCGCATGGTGTGCAAGGAGTCCCATTATACGAATCAGCAGCTGGAATGGCTGCATGCCGCACTGCAACGGCGAATTATGCAAAAAAAGTCCAGCAGCGACGCGAAGCTAATGTTGCCGCAGTGGTTGGTGCTTATCACGGATTTACGCATGTTGGAGGATGAACCGCTGCTATCCTTGCTTTTGAAAGAAGCAAAAGGTTGTGGGGCAAGTACGCTTATTGTGGCTGATCGGAGAGAGCAATTGCCGAATGATTGTCAAATTATTATTGATGTTCACGCGGAAGACGAGGCACGGTTGATTCATACGGTGATGCAGGAGCTTGATCCGCAACGATGGAGTCGTGATGTTGGCGATCCGCGGGCGTCGCTTTCTACTGGTGTAGAAAAAGTGGTGCCTGACAGCATTTCGGTCGAGGAAGCGAATCGGTTTGCACGTAGGCTTGCGCCAATCGAGGTAAAGAAGGCAGCCGCAGAAGAGCTGCCAGATGTGCTGACGCTTATGGAACTGTTGCAGCTGCGCAACATGGAGGAATGGGATGCGGCATCAAAATGGAATGCAAGCCGCTATCCGCTGACACTTCCAGCTGTTGTGGGAGTGCGTGGCGGCTCGAAACCAGTAGTGCTGAACATTCACGATAAAATAGAGCGCAAAGGGCACGGGCCGCACGGTTTGGTAGCAGGAACGACAGGTTCGGGAAAAAGTGAGGCGATACAATCACTGATTGCTTCGCTTGCGGTCAATTATCACCCACATGATGTTGCCTTTATGCTGATCGACTATAAAGGTGGGGGCATGTCGAACGTATTTTTAGATCTTCCACACGTCATCGCGACGGTGACGAATTTGGAGGAAGAAGGACTTATTGAGCGTGCAAAAATTTCGTTGCGTGCGGAGTTGGAACGCAGACAAAAGCTGTTTGTCGCCGCGGGCAATGTCCAGCACATCGATGAATATTATGCTTCTTCACATAAAAGCACGTATCCGCTGCCACATTTGGTCATTATTATTGACGAGTTCGCCCAGCTAAAAAAAGACGAGCCTGAATTTATGAGCGAGCTTGTCAGCATCGCTGCGATTGGCCGTACGCTCGGGGTGCATCTGCTGTTAGCAACGCAGAAACCAAGCGGTGTTGTGGACGATAAAATATGGAGCAACTCCCGTTATCGCATCTGCTTGCGCGTTCAAGATGAGGCGGATAGTCGGGATATGCTGAAGGTGCCGAATGCGGCGTGGCTAACAACGCCCGGCAGAGGATACATTCAGGTGGGCAGCAATGAATGGTTTGAGATGGTCCAGTTCGCGTGGAGTGGGGCGCCTTATTATCCAAACGCAAGTGAGGAGCAGGAGGCGCGAATCCATGTGTCTACGCTTGATTTGAACGGGGAAGCGGAAAGAGTGAAGCTTCCGAATAACCAGACGGATCAAGCGATACAGACAACACAGGCGGTACAGAAGCACAAGCAACTGCAAGTCATTATTGATCAGTTATCTCGCTCCGCAGT harbors:
- the essC gene encoding type VII secretion protein EssC → MSRISYQRSPRVVPPIARTEVEIFKPSMAPPAPVFNTVMIVIPLLMTVAGAAAMFYFSRRMQNSHFLVFQIISLATVAVSYTLPFFMYIQQKKQFRNQMTERERAYKQQLERHQQELTEQSDEFRQRMLKTHPSAQQCSNIAEQLERELWERGPTEEDFMSVRIGLGDVKFPVRVKAPRMDGYDQDPLLDEALHLQAQFDVVPHTPVLVDFKKSRVVGLVGDRQRVNGVIRFLLMQCAVHHAPDELKLAAFFRAHEGPQWDWLRWLPHTWNDNHSWRMVCKESHYTNQQLEWLHAALQRRIMQKKSSSDAKLMLPQWLVLITDLRMLEDEPLLSLLLKEAKGCGASTLIVADRREQLPNDCQIIIDVHAEDEARLIHTVMQELDPQRWSRDVGDPRASLSTGVEKVVPDSISVEEANRFARRLAPIEVKKAAAEELPDVLTLMELLQLRNMEEWDAASKWNASRYPLTLPAVVGVRGGSKPVVLNIHDKIERKGHGPHGLVAGTTGSGKSEAIQSLIASLAVNYHPHDVAFMLIDYKGGGMSNVFLDLPHVIATVTNLEEEGLIERAKISLRAELERRQKLFVAAGNVQHIDEYYASSHKSTYPLPHLVIIIDEFAQLKKDEPEFMSELVSIAAIGRTLGVHLLLATQKPSGVVDDKIWSNSRYRICLRVQDEADSRDMLKVPNAAWLTTPGRGYIQVGSNEWFEMVQFAWSGAPYYPNASEEQEARIHVSTLDLNGEAERVKLPNNQTDQAIQTTQAVQKHKQLQVIIDQLSRSAVRHGIERLPGPWLPPLPQQIALQAVRGGEEPTWLQPIIGLVDDMAQQQQPSLRMDLSTGHWLIYGMPGTGKTTLVQTFITSLALDHSPQDVHVYVLDMGRMLSDFSLLPQVGDVIQEDEAEKIVRFIKMMQQELMHRKQLFAEIGAKTLASYREETGICLPAWVVVIDGYATFRSSYPEENDRLEPLLREGANFGLYAVITANRLSDVQERMRSNFANAMTLMLADSSDYYYAVGRPSKLPSHMPEGRGFVKGKVPPLMFQAALPIEAEQDTSRARQLRKSFELLNEQWTGARPAKIATLPARISLSDLIDQPLDESPSVQCATHRGEGDVVLGWMAEELTPFHIRLEDGPYFMVAGRVESGKTTALLTWSLSLAARMHPEQLKLHLVDFSRMNEGLYGLRHLKHVRGCATDLAAFEQMLEQIEQEMEQAIAAWEVTEQPAELPVTVLVMDDLDLIAKQLAGSFQAAQRLETLLKRGRGKNFYIIAAAGANDWIQLWDSWVKEIKSTPIGILLGTTDLNDLQLFQFKLPYEQCNKVLEPGEGFYVKRKAVRMKMAVPDPNVNHVVQQLNTKQLSPSL